The segment TGTGCTTTTTTTCACCCAAATGAATCGCACTAATGTGACTTTGCAATCCGAATTTGGTTTTTCCCGCATAATTGCAATGTTCACAGTGGTATGGCCGTGTCCCCAAATGTTGCACCAAATGGTCATCAATCCTTTTCGTTAAAATGCCACAAATTTCACACTGACTTTTGTAGTCGAATGTTGAAAAGTGAACATAGTGCACTCTTAATTTGTGTGCCTTGGTAAAGGGAATATCCCTAAACTCCTTTTGGCAAATGTCACACACGTTGGTTGTCGTTCTGTGACTACAATCAATATGAGCTTCTAATTCATAGGAATTTACGAATTTTGCAGTGCATTCGGtacatttaaagaaaattggtGTAAACGGAGCATTTAACGGTGCACGGAAATGAATTGGAGGCATTTCTGAGTCTGAGTCTAGCTCTTCAAAGTCACTCATGTGACACTGATAGTCGTCGGGAATTGGTTTATCCGGATCAGGAATTTTATAACGAGATTTCGCACGAATCTTTATTTTCGgagtttttttaagagaatccACGTGTCTTTGTGGCATTTTGTCATTACTTTCAGTACTCAAAGATCCTGACATGTCTGCTAGAATTCGAGATATAAGTTCTTTTTTAGGATCTTCGCACGAACTCACATCAATTGGTGTTATGTTCAATTCTACTTTTTGCTTCTTGTCTGTTCGTTGCGTTACATTAAGTTTTGGTTTTGGCTTATATTCTGTTATTacctcatttttaatcatttcgattaatttttgtttttgatcacTAAacgaactttttaattttttcgacactGGATTTCTTTTTGTGGAATAATTATCtctcaaacattttatttggtTTAGTACTTgaatgcaattttcacatgtctTTCCAATTTGCCGATTCCTCGGATCGTAATTTTGAGTTTGTGGCAATGATTTGAAAAGTGCAAGTGAGCTTTTGGATGTACTTAGAAGACGTGCATCTTTGATTGAACAGAATTGAcagcaatttttgttgaatttctgTGGCTTTAAGGCTTCGCGCTTTgtaaaaaacgtttttaaagCTTTCAAGTCAACTAAACATGTATCACAAAGCTTTTCTGTACTCTTCATCACATTATTCtcaatagaaataattttcttcaaagttGTCTTAAATGGAGAAATattgtttgtcatttttgctTTCTGGGAGCACATAAAACAAAGTATATCATCATTTCGAGCATCTTCTATCAACTCTTGTTTTACATTTCCTTTTACTTTatgcgtttttttattttgagaagtTTCCGATTTTGCCTCATCACCAGAGTCGAATAGAGAATCATCCAAGAATTCAACATGCATTTCATTGTCAACGTCGGACATTCGCTCATCGTCTCCATCATTATTTCTTTTGGCCACTTCCAGTGCAACCGACTTTTCATTGATGAATTCTCGGTATTTTGCATTACTTTCGATTACTTTTGCACGGAAAAGATTCGATAAAATTAATCCGTTGGCACAAGATTTGCAGATTTTGCTGGACTCTTCCCGCggtaactaaaatttaaataaacataaacttCATAAACGCTCTTACTTAATATACAAGTACAGTAAATTAATACCTTTGTGTTCACCAAAATACGTAAAATGGGCAAAAAGGGATTCAAATCTTGCAGATACTcggaatttttgaaacaaattcgacaatatttcttcattttttttgcattaaatttcttgtttacTACTTCATGAGGAGCTCATGAGGAAATCCACATGAACATATCATTTTTGACTGACTCTCGGATCACAAACCTTGTTTACTGAACTTCTTTTCGTGCAAAGACGGCAGTAAACCGAAATAACAATGGGtctatcaatttcattcgtctcatccACAACAGCTGATCTGCaccagcatgcaaaaaaaaaattcctgcccGCCCCAGAGCACATgggcaggaatttttttttgcatgctggtGCAGATCAGCTGTTGTggatgagacgaatgaaattgatgttGTCCCGTTCCGATTCGCATTCCGACCGTTCACTCCTTCCGATCGGCGTTCACCGAGCTAAAAGACccgaaaaacctttttttcacAGTATTTGAGACGAATTTGTGCGAAAATCAGGCAAGATGAAGATGAATTAGTGCATCAGGTTGTTCACAGCttcaatttttcgcaaaaataccAACAAAATTAACGCTATCGACTACTCGCCAGGCGGAGAATTCTTAATTTCCTGTAggcaaaaacctaaaaaataagcAATTATGACGGACTTTGATGGCCTTTGTCGATTATGTTTGAAACCGAGCTCCACAAAGATGGTAAACGTATCACATTTCGACGAGCTAATCAAACAAATTGCCCGATTAAGAGTAAGTGTgtgaaatgtaaaatatttttctgtaaataatctttacaaaattatttttagttagtgAAACATCCGATGATTCCACACAAGTTATGCTCTACTTGTTCCGGCATTATAATTGCTGCTGGCATGCTGCGGATTAATGCTGTGGAATCAAATCGCTTCTTTCTGGAATATTTGGAATCGAAACAAGAAAAACCTTTCACAGAAGAAGAAGTTCTGGAATGGGAAGCGGAACTGgaattcgaagaaaaacaacaagaaaaaaaggatgaCCAAATATTGGCACAAGATATTACGGATGACATCGAAATGACTTTAGTTGGGGAATTACAGGATAGCGACGACACGAAAGATGGTGGTTTTATGATAACAGAATACGATATCAATGGATGCGAAACAAACTCTGGCTACTTCATTATTGGAGGAGATGCTAATGCAGATAATAATGTTATAACACAGGCGAAAATTGcggaaattgaaaatatggAGCCTAATATTCAGCAgcaaaacaaggaaaaaacgATTCCAATGCCACCGCCTTCGAAAAACTGTCGTCTTTGTCTCGTACAATGTACCTATTTGCCAGAGGAGAACGGAATGCAATATATGAAATCTATGGTTCGAAAAATAATGACGATGAAAAAGTTTGTGAGCAGTCCAAATGCCAGTGTTCCCGATCGATTATGTGACGATTGCATGGGAAAACTGTTGATAGCTAGCGACATCGCAGATAAATCAAAAGCTGCATACGAATTCTTTCATCCCAAAATCTCTGCAGCTAAGGCGCCATCTTTTTCCTCGACTCTTTGTTTCGTTTGTCTCACTGAATTTGATGACGAAAACGAGATTACAATTATGACTACAACCATTGAGTCCTATTTTCATCTTATCGCTTCCCGAAACTCTGCATTCAAAAAAGAGATGGACATCAAAAAACAGATTTGTCTAAAGTGTGTGCACGACCTTGAATTAACAAACACTATTCGATACAAGAATTGGAAGACTGAAAAGGTTTTGGAACTGCAGTTTGGCGTAGTCAAAACCAAATGTACCGGTCAAGAACGCCCAATGTGGATTTGGGACGAAAATAGTGATTCTGATGACGAAGAGACTAGGGATTTTACGAGTTGTTATTTGAATCCGCCGTTGCCACTAGTTGTAGACTGTCAGTATTGCATGCAACAATTTACAAGTGAATCAAAACTCAGAACACATTTGATAGATGCTCACGTACCAGTTAGTCCGGAATGTCTGCAATGTGGCCTAAAGCTCGCGAACGAACGAGGTGCAAGATTGCACTACATGAGTGTTCACATGCGCTTCGTTGAGGCAATTTGTGACATCTGTGGCAAGACGTATCACTCCGCGAACAAATTAAACAAGCATCGACTAATTCATTTTGATGATAGAAATGTAGCGTGCACAATGTGTGAAGCGAAATTCAAACGGAGAGACAACTTGAAAATTCACATGAGAGTTCATTCAGGTTTCAAGCCCTTCAAGTGCAGTTATTGCTCAAAATGCTATGCCCATCACACAGACCTAAAACGTCACACATTTTCCCACACAGGACAACATCCCTTTATTTGCAAGTATTGTAAAAGCGGATTTTGTAAAAAGGCTGAATTAAAAGAGCACGAGGAGCAACATAATCCCTTCGATCCAAATAGAAAGTTGAAAGCGAAATCAAATAATATTCATGATAAGTAATGGTTTTAagtacaaagaaaattatttattataataacaaaaactatagatttttttatatttagttatgacacaattaaattaaacatttgtcGATTGTCTTAATgtacaaaatgatttttttcacaaaatatcaagcctcaaaattataaactaataaattttcgacatCGGGAAGAATCCGCaatatagttttattttaaattttaaatacaaaaaaaaaaaacattttagttGATGTTATTGACCTTGAttattgtacaaaatttgGCATAATATACAAATCGTGTGCATGCAAACAAATATACCAAGATATATTGcagtttttcatacatttgGTTTATGACATAGAAGTTTTTCGTGAATcgatataacaaaaatttcactggGTGAAGGTCATGTTTCTAGGTCACATGGAGATACTTACCGATTGTGCACGGTCTGAGATTGCGGTAAGTAAATAGTAACATCGTCGTCTGAACTTGATTCACGAGAAAAATCTCGGGATGTTGTTCTCAGTATACTcgtttcaaacatttttccacaacgcaaaatttttaaattttcactttattttggACTAATTCAAACACTGTTCTCAACTAcagttattttataataataatataaatttaattcaaataagatCTTGGGTATATTCATTGGTCGTTAATTCCTTATGATATACATTTTTGTCATAGTTGTCAAGATTCAGAGTCAAGATCATTTgtactgaaatttttatggtcTACAAATCATTCGAATAATGCGAGAGAATTTGagacaattttgatttttgtatgtgtgtgtttatatttttttttcctttttcaattaaatcacATTTATTTCACTTGTTCCTACTAACGGTACGAAACGCtctgtttttttgaaaattcatataaataaacacTTTGCCTGTTAATTATATCTTTGcagttatttttgttttaccgAATATTCAGTCTGTTGACCATAGAGAAATTATTCGATAAAAGGCGGCAAAATGCCTCCCTTTTATTTTGTAGTAATGCGCAATGGCATCGATGAAGATTCAACGATAACACAAACTTTGAAGGGCTCAACGATCCAcgattcagttttttttcatcactcaTTTGCAAACACgacatttacgatttttattatatttttaatgtcaaaCCCCAGTTTATATAATCTGTTTTTCGgacaatatttcaatttattcaatttatgatATTAAGTGCAATAACTAAAATACAGTATGAATAAGTAAAAtacttttgtttaataaacTAACCTTTTGGATCTACAGAATATGTTgacattcttttattttataaaattcatagaCTACTATTGCCAATAATTGTGTTTCAGTAATGATTTGGACATAAAAGGGTTTGTTTAAGGAAAGTGTTTAAGTATTTGTTCTGGGAAATAAAATGTgtcataatgaaaatttgtatggaaaataacaaaagatttatttatgttaCATTGTAAGACATGCCATTGTGTTTGAgtacattttacaaaaattttcaagtgttCACATAAAATAATCCTAAAATGTCCTATTCTCACGTTTGAATCAaccttaaaatatatttccatTGTGAGCAATGACAATGCTCTTCTAAATCAATTCAAACGTGTTATTgtcataaaaagaaatttatgataGTGGatcaatttaaatgaattgtcTCCAGGTTACCCGCATTTCGATCCATCCAGTAAGTTTATAGTTAGCAACGAACCTATTGAATTTGTTATCCTATTTTGAGTAGGTATCTACATCTTAGGAAATTTCTAAAgtattacatttaaaaataagtcatGTGAAATAAGTAGTTTGAAAGTGTTGTTCAGCACAAATCGAATTatgtttcatttcatttcgaaTTCTTGTTTTCTCAAATATAGttgttttaagtaaattttctttctgataagaattaaaaaaaaacaacttgttTACTAAATATTAATGGTTTCTTAcgtatttatgtaaatattgaaTGTATAATAAATCCAGAAATGAATTCTTTgatcaaattatatttttccatattactttttttaatgacacggatggatttaaattttacaactagatttttttgtttatagaaTTTCGCTATTGAACAAATTATGAACTCattaggtcaaaaaaaaaaaataggtcaaATCTTTCACTAATAGCCTTGACGACAAGTAAGCGGTTCATAATACTATCAATTAATGTCAAAGACCTCACATGACAACACATTGCTAAcacatatttgaataaatagatCATTGACCGCAgagatatatttaaaaataaaatgatgcaCAGCATCATTGGCAGTCTTAAATGCCTTTTGTCATGTTGTTATCATATGCATGGACGTGAGTAACCTTGgttctatattttattatcacatctcttgtttatttatttacaataaacTGATACATTATCAgtcttgtaaaaataaattggatttACACACGTGTGagtattattgttgttataatatttaaaatggatTTCTCTATTCTTCCATTATGAAGTTGGATGACAAAAACAATAACCGGTCTCGTTGTTTATTAAGACTTTGGATGGCATTtcgtaaacaaaaataaaaactatgtATACCTTATTTCTGTAATAAacctacaaatatttttccaattcaAGCCTCAAAGGTTGCgtaaaaaacaataacaatacgaaaaaaacgacaacCTAACTACATTTTGAtgaattgtacaaaatttaaatcgaaTAGAATCTTATGACTGTCATATTGATAACTGTTGATCCACtcttatttttcttgcagCAACTTTCATTTTTCTGTTGTGTTTTGAATAACAAAACGACAACTTATGTAAGAGATATTTCTTCTACAAtatcaatttgattttattaacataTAGGCAATAACATATCTTCATTTTGAATCAACGTGCATTCAAGACGTTTTCTTTTTGCATGGCAACGTTATTAGTTAATAGTGTGTCACTATAATCaagtaaaaatcatcaaataggTTCAATcagaataaaaacaaaattaataatctatCGTCGTACGATttgaaaataaagtaatagaaatctgttttgaaatacttgaaATGGAATTTACTTTgtggttcaattttttttgactcaccTGTGGCTCATTTCACGTTTGTATCCATAGAAGTAATCATTGTGGAATTCCACAAATGAGTTTGCCATTTCGGCATCGCCAACACTCGTCTCGCTTAGAAGACGTAATTGACGCGCGGACGATCTCGCGATTGCAAGTTCTTCATCAGTATTACTTGTCACACTGTTACTTCTATCTAAAACAGCTGTTTCAGAGATGACGTCAAAATTaacattgttattattattttgaataccGCTACGAGCGCCTGCAGAATTGGCACGCAAACGTAATTGTTGCGGAGTAGCCGGTGGATTTGCCGGATATAATGTCTCAAATTGGTCTTGAGATATTTCGGGCATTTTGTGGTCACAAATTAGGGcttaacaacaataacaattttGTCGAATATGTCTTGAATGAATGAGTCAACTTTGCTTTCAAAATAACAATGAACTCTTTGAACTTTCGAACAGTCAAAATCTTTTCGCTTTCGTTCGATTGTATGTTGAtagtttatgaataaaatcacTACTGTTTTAGTTGATCCAATATTAAAAGTAAGACTTTGATGtcacaattaatttattcacaatTTTCAGAACGGTCAGTGTCGATCTTAAATCTTAACGTAACAACGTATCAAAAGTAACTGATcattgaaaatatcaaaaatattaatgtggTTTGCAATGCCTTTTTATACATAGACGTTTGTATAAATAGTAGTATAtagtaagaaatttaaagaaaaagttgatAGAGGCACGTAAACAATATTACAGCGGATGGACGTTCTTTACATGTATGATTATACATATATAGTTATAgggaatgaatgaatgaatgaatttaaaaaaaaataataataaaatgtactgTTAATGaaatacatataaaatttttgtatcagtAGACATACCCGTGTACTTGGGTATCATATCGGTGCATAGAAAACGacatacatttttgttttagcaACTGAGacgttatttttctatttaaatgtaTTACTTTAGAATGCATTTTTAAACGTTAAACATGAATATATGTAATATGTATAAGATTAATGAAATAGAAAGTAACTCTAAAAGGTTTAGGACAAAATTCCATCATTTCAACAATTAAACTATGCATGAATACTCTAAACTAAAAGTCTGCTTTTAATTATGTATCGACAATTATccataaatctaaaaaacactaccatcaatatttttgattttttgtctatGTACTTATCGCTTATATCTTACTTAAATTCagatttgaatataaaactattgatatattaataaaaattgtaaaagggaaatggtattaatttaatttcatatttgcATACCTTATCCTTAGTTGACGACAAACTATCAGATTGGTATTGGTTGttcaatgtttatttaaaatattagatttgAAAAGTATGACCTTGAAAGGATATCATATTGAAGGTCAATACTAGTTCTAATCATAAATAGACAGATAGGTACAAAAAGTTAATTGTTATCATTAAACAAACTAtgattcatcatttttcaaaaatatatgtacATATTTAGttgttgatcaaaaaaaaaacatcaatttaaattcgatCATTGCACTTTAATCAAGTTTACAAATAGTGACACTATTTAAAATAACGTCTGGTTTGTAACTGTAATAATCTTATTTATATACTTTGTCAGTgtatgtggaaaatttttgacacagtgTATATTTGTTCCACAAAATcatctataaaaatataaatacgtACCTATGCTCAGCTTTTCGGTAATATTTCTTAACATTAGACAGACCACCTTCTGATGTTGGAGACGGCAGTTCAATGCTATACTCGTAATTATTAGCAAAAGGttgatacattttaattttgtgaattgaGGCACAGTTACACTTTTATTTGatgtttatataataattattatgaataattcTGTTTTCTTATCATATAATCCAGTCGCTGGAgagtttcacttttttatatttttcacataaacgtgtttttattttaatagattAAACAATTgtaacattaataaatttgcacAATATCAGACACATTgattaaattgtttgaaaaaggatatttaaatgaataaaaacttttgcacCGTGGAGCAACTGGCatgcaaatatttatgtaaCTTTGAAAATCAGTTTTGATAAAGTTTTGGTAGATAAtagatttaatattcaattccAATGGTCTTGAATTGCAACACttgttttaaatgcaaaatattcactgataaaaatattattcacttTTAGCCGATGTAAACAATGAGCCAACTCACAAAATGACATATCAGAGGGGAACTCACACGAAACTCTGAAAGACActttttgagagatttttttagcacatatataatattcaaaggaaaaaagtgtttttgaaAGTGTACATGTAGTGCTCAATCGTTGTAGGTAGTAGGGGAAGTAAATTTGAGTAGCAATTTTTATGCGCGCGCatgtctttaaaatatttcacgaaAATGTCGTTAggaaaatgtctttttgatttcactcttaaattaatttttttttatttttaaaaatattgacagaaaaattagttcagattctaaattttttttgatgatatgaaaaattgtctttacGTATTTATGTGCTTTACCGTTTACACGTGAATGATATATTTAACGTTCAACCACGTTTATCATATAaccatttaatttgattaattggTGGAACATAGAGCATTATGAAGGTAATTAGGTTACAAAAAGgcgtcattaaaaaataaataatgagttaatacttgcaaattttatttaaaaagcgaTTGTCGCCagcattataaattttatattgttaaattttttgactgcattttgtttcttcttctAATAGTTAATACcaaacataaaataacaacgtaaattttcataaaatattttgcataaataagTTTGGGTGCATGATgtcaatttattcattaataaattaacattagtttttattttaatagtaaattattatttattgttgtattttcatgttttttctattaaacaTGTAATTACCATGGACAGAATATTCGGAACTAatgaaaacaaatataaatataaaagcttATGTACaggaaattgatcaaaatttgtttgaagagGAATATTCGGAAAAAGATTagttgtttataaaatttattaattggcATTATGATAATCTAAACTCAAAAAGATGTAATATTCATTGcgaaaaacacgaaaatcttaaatttatagTACCAATGgagtaattattatattataatgtaCAACTGTTTTATGTTTTGCCGATTTCGTAGTTATTAATCGAATTATTCTTATATCACACTACGGAGCTATTATATGTTCAgatttaatacatattttttttattacaaatgcTTTACCTAgatttgtttataattttatttaaaaaaatcgtgaagcaattttaaaattaaaaaatacacacTGGTTTAccataagaaaaaatgttcttaattttaataattctataTTAATAATCTTAATGTTTTGAGAAAACAATCTTGAgaataacattattttttgtcatgtttTCTGTAATCTTGTTTTCTGTAATAGAACTTGTGAAATTGTTAGGTAAAATTTCTAAAGCTATGTATAAGTTTGCAAAAAAGCAATAATCCAGTACATAAGCAAAAACGAAAATGTAATTATGTTTACTTTTGTACAGATAATCTCttaaaatcttataaataaaaaaaataaattaactaagTTGTATAATGCACAAGTTTAATAAATACGAGTTATACCTAAATATATGTTGCGCAAAAATTTGGTGCAGTAAAGCATATATGC is part of the Culicoides brevitarsis isolate CSIRO-B50_1 chromosome 3, AGI_CSIRO_Cbre_v1, whole genome shotgun sequence genome and harbors:
- the LOC134834187 gene encoding zinc finger protein 37-like; translation: MKKYCRICFKNSEYLQDLNPFLPILRILVNTKLPREESSKICKSCANGLILSNLFRAKVIESNAKYREFINEKSVALEVAKRNNDGDDERMSDVDNEMHVEFLDDSLFDSGDEAKSETSQNKKTHKVKGNVKQELIEDARNDDILCFMCSQKAKMTNNISPFKTTLKKIISIENNVMKSTEKLCDTCLVDLKALKTFFTKREALKPQKFNKNCCQFCSIKDARLLSTSKSSLALFKSLPQTQNYDPRNRQIGKTCENCIQVLNQIKCLRDNYSTKRNPVSKKLKSSFSDQKQKLIEMIKNEVITEYKPKPKLNVTQRTDKKQKVELNITPIDVSSCEDPKKELISRILADMSGSLSTESNDKMPQRHVDSLKKTPKIKIRAKSRYKIPDPDKPIPDDYQCHMSDFEELDSDSEMPPIHFRAPLNAPFTPIFFKCTECTAKFVNSYELEAHIDCSHRTTTNVCDICQKEFRDIPFTKAHKLRVHYVHFSTFDYKSQCEICGILTKRIDDHLVQHLGTRPYHCEHCNYAGKTKFGLQSHISAIHLGEKKHKCKYCGKGFNYSADRGRHEIAVHTKQFKYVCKFCGKCCLKKNFLTAHVKSHHPDEDCEL
- the LOC134833999 gene encoding uncharacterized protein LOC134833999; translated protein: MTDFDGLCRLCLKPSSTKMVNVSHFDELIKQIARLRLVKHPMIPHKLCSTCSGIIIAAGMLRINAVESNRFFLEYLESKQEKPFTEEEVLEWEAELEFEEKQQEKKDDQILAQDITDDIEMTLVGELQDSDDTKDGGFMITEYDINGCETNSGYFIIGGDANADNNVITQAKIAEIENMEPNIQQQNKEKTIPMPPPSKNCRLCLVQCTYLPEENGMQYMKSMVRKIMTMKKFVSSPNASVPDRLCDDCMGKLLIASDIADKSKAAYEFFHPKISAAKAPSFSSTLCFVCLTEFDDENEITIMTTTIESYFHLIASRNSAFKKEMDIKKQICLKCVHDLELTNTIRYKNWKTEKVLELQFGVVKTKCTGQERPMWIWDENSDSDDEETRDFTSCYLNPPLPLVVDCQYCMQQFTSESKLRTHLIDAHVPVSPECLQCGLKLANERGARLHYMSVHMRFVEAICDICGKTYHSANKLNKHRLIHFDDRNVACTMCEAKFKRRDNLKIHMRVHSGFKPFKCSYCSKCYAHHTDLKRHTFSHTGQHPFICKYCKSGFCKKAELKEHEEQHNPFDPNRKLKAKSNNIHDK